The DNA segment CGCAAGCTTATTTCATTGTCCTTTCCTATCTATCATACACACAAAAACACCACAACCCTAAGAACCGGTCGTGATGCCATCAGCCCCCTAGCCCAAATGCTCAAACTCAAGCCTTGGCGCATTCAACCACACAATGCGGATCACCCGCCCGGACATGAtacttcaccaccctcatcccAGCCTTCTCGACCAAATCCCTATACATCCTCTCATTCCTCAGCTTGCCCCCCAGATTGAACATCATCAAATCGACGTGCGTATTCTGCGGTGGCTGACCGATCCCCTCAAATAGCTTGAACTCAACAATCAAAACCCTGGCGTCTTTGTCGACGTCAGGCAGCGCACCAGCCACCTGCTTGAGAATGTTGACTGCCAGGTCATCAGAGTAATCAAGCAGGATCCTTCTCAAGACATACACCCACGCCCCTCTCACAGGTTGCCTCTCATGGAAATCATGGCTCATGAACCTCACCCCTTTCAGCCCTAAATCACCCGtcttctccaccccctcaatcACATCAGGTCGGTCTTGAAGCACACACTCTTCTGGCTTCAATCCCTGCACATTTTCCAGCAGTTCCTTCACCAAATGCCCcataccccctcccacatccacAATCTTGACTGTGTTTTCATCCGTTGGTTTCTTGGAACCCACCCAGGAAACGTCATACAACGCCCCCTCCCCGGTAATGGGTATATCCCCCCCAAAGATATTCTTGGCCTGCATCGATCGCTTGAACGAAGCGCTGTACCCGGGATACAAAGCCTTGACTTCCCACGGAGGAAGCTCAGCATGGCCCCAAGCAAACGAAAACGGCGTGTGAGTCTGTCCAAGCGGCTCGCGGCGGCCATACTTGGAGAAATAATCCGGCCATTGGAAGAAGGGCTTGAATCCGTTGCCTACAGCAATCACAGCGAGGTCCGAaacggggttggtggagatgtAGAGAGGTGACAGCCTAGAATGGGAGACCGAGTTCGGAACTGGGCCAGGAGAGAGTTTGCCTGTGGCGAtgaggtgggtgatgagCCGGGCTGGAGAACTTGGTTAACTCGGTAGATCACAGCAAGGGGGGACAGTACAAACTGATCAACGACTCATCGGCGTCTAGCTGGCGGGCCAGGTCGGCATAGGTGATGTAACCTGGTGCGGTGAGGGGGATCAAATCAAAGGCCTTCCACGAGGTGAGCAACGACCAGACGGCAATACCGGAGGTGGTGAGCCATTCGTCTTTTACGGCGTCAAGAGGGTGCGATGTTTCAACGGCAAGTGTGCGGGCGGTCTGGGCGAGTTTGCGACGGAGGGGGACATTATCGCTGCCTTGGTCGATGGTGGCGGCCAGACGTTTGGCGTCTTCTAGGAGAGCTTCAGCTGCGGCGACGATGTTGTAAGGCTTGGTGGTCACCGACGGTAATACTGTTGAAGTCGTCATTATTGTGATCCTAGGTGGTTGGATTGGTAAAGTAGGTGATTTCAGCATGTTGGTTGCAGTGTGTGCTCTGCCCTACGATGGGTACCACAGACATCCAAGACACGGGCACGGGATTGGAAATTTATATGTTTTGCTCAGGGAAAGAGCTTTCCAGGTTCCCGTCTGTTTTGTAGCTATCTATCCGTACTTGCCCTCGGCGGATAAAACGTGGGGAACTGCCGCTCCCAAGGGATAAACAAACGGGAAGGTGCCAATCTGGGGTCTCCGCCAATCTGTCAAAATGTCCGGAAGGTGCCAAGGCCTTGGATGTGGTCACTTGGTGTGTGGGGGAATGGTTGCGTGTAGCCATCTTGTGCGATCTCGGGCCCGGATACACGAGCCTGACCCAGGGACGCAGGTATTCGGCTGAAACCAAGGGCTGAGAGCTCGGGGCCGAGATTTTGGAATGACGGATCGGATGATACCTTAACATTGTCAGTCCTGGTGACCAACACCCAACCGGAACCGCCAGCTCCAATGTCCCTCGGCGTCCTCGATCAAGGCCCTCATTTCACCGACAAACGGTCGGGTCTCGTCCTTCAACAGGAGACCTCTTTCCAAACACAGCCTCGCGAACTTGATCGCCTTCCACCTATTTCCGATACCATTGAACTCGATTGCGGCGCGGTAATATGCCTCGTGCAGCCTAGCCTCTAGGCCCTCGAGTTCATAGAGAATGGTCAAGAGTTCTGCCATCCCGGGGCCGTCTTGAACACCGTGATCGTACTGGTCCAGCTCGTTTCTGATGTTTACAAGCTGGGCTGTGCGAGCATCTGATTCTTTCTGGCGACGAGATGCTTGGGTGCATCGAGGGCAGGAGCAAGTGAAGTTCCAGTGTGAGAGGGATGCCTGTCGAGTCTGAGAGGGCTGTGTCAAGCTAGAAATATTCTTTGTTAGTGTAATCAGAATATCTAGAGGGAATATGGGTATTACTTACTCGACGTATCCTATCGTCAGCTCTTCTCCTGGGTGGATATCCCGCACTGTGATAAGACTCTTTCGCATGGTCAGCGGATCAAAATGGTAAGCAGCATTGGGGCTGCAGGCGTGGTTGACTCTGGACACTGAGATTCGGTTTCAAGATCTGTCAGCATCACCCTGATTACCCAGCTGGGGAAGTCTCACCATCCAAAAAGACAGCATGAAATTCCATGTCCTCAATCTTGGTATGAAATGCATTCTTCCCAACAATCGCCAGAGCGCTCTCCTTCGAATTTCGGAGTAATCCCTCAGCCCCTGATAAGGCGAAGAAATCCTCTCGCGAGGGATATGGCAACATGCTAGCCGCTTCGTGAATCAAATCAGCCAGCATTTTTGTTCTCAACTTGGTGAAAGCCCCGTGCTCAATCATCAACCCTGGCGCATCGACCATCACTCTGGTGTTTTTCCTGATGGTTCTGTTGGCTGCGACCACGCCTAGACCCTTGCCTTCGATGGGCTTGACCTCTAACAGGTCTGGTGTGTTGGCAGTGTTGGGAGTGCTCCACCACCTGTCGTGATGAGGTAGGGTAGAAACCGAGCGGATGACGGACGAGGTAGTCACAAGTGATATCCCCTTTCCATCGTTGAAGTTTGGAAGCATATAGACGCAATATTCCTTGTCGCCAGCGCAATAGCAGAGAGAGCCGACGGCCCAGGGCTGCCTGATTGTGCTGGCCTTAGCGGTGCATCCTGGCGCTGGTATAATATGTGGATGCTTGGGGCATGTGGAGATGTAGTTGATGACTCCGTTTGGGGGGCAGGTTTGGGGTGGCGGACCGAGGGGGGACTGTCCAAAGAGTGTTAGAGGGACTAATACTTGAGTAAGTagcatgatgatggatgatgattctTCTTGGttgggaaagaaagagatcTGTGGGGTTCAGAGCTTGGAGGAGTGAAGATTCCAGGAGGTCTGAGTGTTTGGAGATCATGTTTCATGATGAGGGTTGACCACATGGGATGTTGTCCTTGGCAAGGGCTTTCGATACATTCAAACTTTCCTTAACACTGAATGTACATGACATGACCTGTTAGGTTGATTGAGTGTCCTGGACAACTGACACCGGTTGAGCAAAAGAATTCGGAGACTGAGGACTGCGCGAGGCTCCTGAACCGCGCCATTCTCAAAAGGATGGTGTGTAGCCACCATTCTCCGACAAGGGCTCTCATCGAAAAAGTCCGGGCCGATAATGTACCCTCCATCGCCGGCTAATACCACTGGAAGTATTGTGGTGCGCGACCCGGCTTTGACCTTTATCGCCTGGCAAGATTGGTGAAACGAAAAATTGCGTACGTGGCGGCAAAAGCAAGAGCTAGGCAGATTTCTTCTCGACTAGGGCAGCAGGAGACAAAAATATATAACTGTGGCTCTGTTCATGTATCATTCATGTCCACTTCGCCACCCCTCGGACAGTTCTGGACCCGGTCGATAAACGTTATCTCAAGTAGCAAGATCGACAGTAATTAGCCAGATTGAAATCTGGAGTTGGTGTAACCATTCAATGCTCAACCGTTGAGGGAGCATGCATGCATGTGAAGCGGCACTTGGTGCATCATGTTCCATTGTCGATCCGGGCACCGAAATGAAGTCGAGGTCAAGATGCCTGGGAAACTCGATATGAAGTTCCCATTTGACAGGCATGCAGTGCCACTCGGTCTGCATTAGAATGATTGGTATAGCATTTGTGATCCTTGTCATTGAATCCTTGGGTCCTCCACACTCAGCATCAAAGACTCGGTCAAGCTGCTTGTTGACCGCCAGATCAGTTCGACGTAATGGGATGGTGGCAGTCGGCCCCGAAATTTGAGACGGGATTTATGGCGGATAGACGCGTTCATTTACCCAGAAGTTACGGTGTTTGTGCCCTTTTGGCAATGGAGCTGATGAATACCTGGTTGCCTGAAAGTGTGCACAACAGAGAGGCCATCCCATTGCACCTGTTTGCTTGAAGAGCCTTTGCCTTCGTGTATAAGAGCCCAGGACTCTTTGGGTCGGCGGCGGTATGCCTTTGTTGGTAGAAAAAATGCTCCTgatcaccacaccatcctAACTGCAAAGTGTTCTGAAGCTACTGGATACGGTACTCGACAGATGGCAGCCTTGCTCATGCTCAATTGTCAGGACAAAACCAAGCCGGACTCCTTGGCCCAGTGAGGAAGCCTGCCTTGTATCTCTCCAACTATTCCAATGATTGACTTTGCTCACGTATCCATCAGCCATACTGACACCACATCATCTCCTCGACCGAGCGCTGGGTCTCTGACAATCAGCCCTTCTTCAACTAGTGAGAGCCAGCGACCAAACCGCACAGACAACGATTGCTCCACTGAAGCCATCGGTCGATACTTTTCCTCGAACCTACCGTGGTCCCATCTGAAGCTGAGCAGTAATGGTGCGTTTTCACCTGGgcggggagagagaaaataGATACCTTAACAATGACTGGTTACGCCAGGATGGGGGTTGGCCAAGATAcagagggaaaagaggagCGGAAGTCAGATTTTATGATCACTAGGCATTTCATCAGGTGGTAACGAGGGCTGAAAGAATAATTCTATGATGATACACAGTAAACTATGAAGGGATCGGAGTAATATGCACCGTCTTCCTTTAGTGTTGCTTGGTGATGACTAGAGCCTGGATCATGTAACCTGCTATCAAGAGAGTCAGGTACCTACTTCGTGATAGTGTAATTCAGCAACTCTGGAGTGAGGCCGTACTCGTGAATGGGCCTGTTGACGGACCAAAACCAAAGGGTATCAAGAACCAGGACGTCTATTCGCTATCTCTGACTGTGCATGATGAACCCTTTATTCTCAGAATTGCGACCGAGTAGCAGCTTGTCGATTCTAGGGTCACAACTAAATCACATACACAACGAAAGGCATAAGGAGGACAATCCATGCCTCCTCTGCTGTATTATAAACGAGATTAAGCCTAGTACTATCCAGGAGCTGAGGAGCCCGCATGCTGAGGTCTGTTATGTATCTGGAGAAAAGAAGACAGTGACCTGTTCGGAGAATGGTTTCTACCTTAGTTTTACCGGCTACCCAAATCCCCATGGCAGTTACTCACATTGGCTACTGGGATCTCTTGGTCAGCCTCTTACTGGTAGACCTCTTCCTGGTAGGTCTCTTCCAGGTCGGCCTCTCGAGGTTGTTCCCCGTACTGGCCGCGGGATTCCTCTTCCACTCAAGTTATAGCCTGGAAAAACATCGCCTGGCCAAGGAAGCGGGCTTTGAAGCGGCGGAACAGTCAAAGCAGACAAAAAATTGGGAGGTAACTGCGAAAACAAAGGGTTGATAAGATCGAATGGTGTTATGGAGGCAGACATGGCTGTCTGGGAGGACACTTGTGGAATCTGAGGGACATTCACGATCAGAGTAGGCACCACCTCTGGCAAAGTAGTAACGTTTGTCTGACTCTTGGCATCTTCTTTGGAATCCTAACCCAAAGCACGAGTATCCTTCGCAAGCCAGTCCTGCATGCCGCTGGGAAAGTCCTTCTTGACAGCGCAGTTTGAGCAGCAGGCAGTGAGCTTGAGCGGCTCCGGGGCAATATGGGTGTAGTAGCCCTTCTCTGCTCGGCTGGGCTTGTTCTTGCAAAAAGAGCAGTACGGGTCTAGCGGGTGGGCTACGAAGTCTCCCGTTGCTCTCATGGCTCGAAACAAGTCCAAAGACAACAGCGGAGCTTCCTCATCGAGAAACTTGGTGAACCGAGGCTCCTTCATGAAATAGTACCGAGCCGTGTGAATGAACAACACAAACGCCTTGCGAATAGAGGTCACGGCCGTGTCGCTGATGGGAATGTCTTCGTAGACCAGGCGGATGGCCTCGCAGAACTCAGGGAGCCACTCCTTGCAAGACTCTTGTTGCAGCTGGATGGCGGGGAGTTTGGTATCGAACTCAGCGGTCAGAGTGTCGAGAGCAATCTTGGCCAGTGGGCTCAGGGCAAAGAAGTCGGCGACGCTGTGAACCTCGAAGCATGTGACAAAGTTGGTCAAGGTCATTTTCTCAGGGCCCCGAAGGGTGGCAATGTCGCAGACCCCGGTGTAGATGTACCGGATGACCCATTCGACAGCCTCGGGCTCAAAGTCCTGGATGGTGATAACACCGCTGGTCGCCTCCTCAAATTGACCGGTCAGGGCCTTCTCGAACCAGACACTGCGGGTGCTACTTGCGGGTTAGCTGGATGAAGTGGTGGATGTATCGGTTGCGAGACGAACCACAGAATGGCCTTATGAAGCTTCCACTCTTTGTCTCCACACTTGACAACGACATCAGAGAATAGCCCGGTCTCCAGCAGCTTCTCGTCAGAGGAGAGGAATCTATCGTTTTTATCCATCTTTGTGAGTCGCGACGGGGTCGgttgggttagggttgtggtCAAGTCGAAATGGGGCTAGTGGTCAACGGCTTCCCGAGGCACGAAAGGCAAAAATGCGACTTTACACGCCTAAGTTGAAGGGGGTTTCATAGAAAAGTGAGAATGGAAATTCTGAGCAAGACACAGCGGGAGTTTGCCTGCTGTTTACTTTGCATTGAACTCTTGGACTTCGTAACAATAGAGAGAAGCGGGGCAGGAGTGCATGCTGGCAACGATAAGAATGATAAGGGTTAGGGTATTTATCAGCATCTAGCAAACAAAAAGCAAGTTAAGTCACTTCACTGTTTGAGCATGAAGTTAGTCATCTGCTATTCACGATCATGGTACTATTGGCCATTTTATCTGTCTTTTCCCGCGCCTTTCGAAGTCTATTCTGGGATACTTGACGAGACAGTGAAGTATGGGTCCAGCGAGACCCCTCGGTCCAAAGCATGGCAGGTAGATCCGGTCGTGCCGAAGAGGTCCCATGATGATTGATAATGTGGTAAGCAGACATCTTCCAGTGCTTCCAAGGGATAGATGCAATCGCTGACCTCGCAAAGCACGATTTGAAAGTGATCAAGATATTACTCAGCAGATGTCATAGCCAGCAAGTTACATTCGTGTTCGGAACATTATCCAAGTCCCTGCATCGTGAACCTCCGTGTCGCTGGTTCCTGGCAGAATGCCCGAGATCGAGGAGACATCATGCGACAATCGATCGATTCCATGAGGGGACCAAACAGCAATATATCGCttgcaaccccaacccattACCGCCCAACACAAAGCATTACAAAACTTTAGCAAGCACCTTCCCATGTGGCATTGTAATGTCAACAAGTACGGAACCGAGCGGACACTGCCTCTCTTTTGAAGACTCGGGCGCTGACGTACCTGCAAAACCGTCGATTCCAACGACGTATAGCAGGGGCGCTGACAATCGGCTGGGTCCCTAGTCCGATCGGATCGGCAATGTCCCCAGGAACAGACGGCAAAGTTGCCGAGAGATCGCCTGCAGCAGAACCCGGCAACTGGTTCTACAATGGGGTGATCTGCCGGCTTGGCACTTTATGAAGACCACTTACACTGTAATAATTATGCTGTTGGCTTTGGATACACTCGTCACCAGCCGTGTGACGTCGACACTAGGTACAATGGCTGTGCTGGTATTGTTGACTTTTCGCAATATCGAAATGCAAGATGCCGAGAACACGAGCCATTCAACAACTATAAGAGCTGTTGGGTTGCCGCAAACTGATTCTGCTTCGTCCTACCTACTCATCACTTCACATTCAACATCTcacttcaccaccatcatcaaacctTTCTCTCAAACAGATATCAGTCTGCCAACATGCGTTTTtccgccatcctctccctcctctcggCCACCGCTGTCGTGGCCAACAACGCTGTTCCCGCCCTCTGGGACGGCAGCTGCTACTATCCCGCCTCGGATCCTGCCTTCAACGTCACCAGCTACCTCGGCCGCTGGTATCAGGTCGCCGGCACCATCGCTCCCTACACCCGCAACTGCAAGTGCATCTTTGCCCAGTACGGCTTAAACGACAACGGCAGCATCGCCGTCAACAACAGCTGCCAAGCCGGCACCCGCGCTGTCAACATTGTCGGCgctgcttctcctgctgAGCCTCAGTATGGTGCCACTGGCGTGTTCCGCGTCCAGTTCCCCAACGAGAGACCTCCTGATTGCCCCGGTCCCAACTACATCGTCCAGGACTACACCGGCGAGTTCTCGCTCGTGCAGAGCAACAACTTTACCACCCTGTTCATCTTGAGCAGGGAGCAGCATCCCGATGAGAAGGTTCTTGATGTGAGTAGCCCGTTTTCATCAGAAGATTAATGTCCAGCGCTAACAAAGACGCAGGCCTGGATTGCCCGCGCTGGTCTCCTCGGATCCGACCTTTCGCAGGTTGTCAAGACGGACCAGACTGACTGCCTCTATACTTGAGCGGAGATGCGAACAATGGGTGCAATACCATCATAGTGGTCCGTTCATTATTGGACCGGGAGGGCTGtgagttgttgatgtttCAGAATGGCGAGTAATATTGTATGTAATGTTAAACATAGCCTTGTACATAATTACAATGCATGCTTTATTAGAACAcggcttctttttgcttgtgtGTCTTTGTGTACCGCAAGCTATGCCACACTTCAATACCTGGAGCCTCATCCTGGAATGTGGTTTAGTCCACCAACAACTCTGGGCAAAATGCCTAGCCTGCGGTCTGAGGACCACTGCCTGGCAAATGGTTGGAGCGTGGTTCTTGGCATCACCTCATCTTCTAATTCTCATCACATCAACACTGTAGGCTTTCCGCAACAAACCTTCAATTATTCCTGCAGAGCCATATACAACAATGCATCCCAGCAACACATTTTCCTCGCAAGAACCAGCCAGCAAGAATGCCTCCGGTCCCTTACGAGTACCCCTTCCCAACGAGCCATCTCCCCTGCTATGTATCGACGTCGAAATCAACGGCCACCCCATCACCGCACTGGCGTCCATGGCAAACGAGAACTCAATCATATCCCTCGAGCTAGCCGAACAGCTCTCCCTGTCCATTGAATCGCGAGAATTCAAACACCCTGTCCGCTTGCTCAACGGCACAATCGCCAAGGGGGACGGGACGATCCAAGTAGCCATCACGCGCCGCGATCACGAGCAGCACGGGTACCTACCAGGGCTCCAGAAGTGTGATGTCTTGCCGGGAAGTATTTACCCCCTCGTGCTGGGACAAACGAGTCTCTTGTTTTACTTGCAGGCGGTCCCCTATTGGCGTGAATGGTATAGGTTTCTATCCCCAGACCCCCCGCCGGAGTTTGACTTCAAGATTCGAATGTCTCTGCCCAGGCCCCCGCTGGGGAATAGGACCGTGTTTATCAGTGCGGTTGGGCATCTGGCGTTTGATGATTTGGGTGGGGACCTTGCCGGTGATAACGTCCCGTTTGTGTTGGATGGTGCGAGTACTTGTTGTATCATCTCTGGGAATTACGCCAGGTTCAGGGGGATGGACATGGAGGAGCTCCCTCCGGGCGAGGCTTACACCTTGGTTTTTATTGATGGGTCAACCGCGGAATGCTCGATGGTTGTCAGGGGAGTGGAGTGGACGCCTTGGGACAATTCAGGGGCTGGATACATTATCAGAGGCCGGACTTGTTTTGTGGactttcttgttgttgaggaatgCCCGGCTACGGTTATTCTTGGGAGTAACTATCTTGACGCGTTTAGGATATTGGAGGGGCCGGTGAAGGTTCCTGATCTCGAAAGCTTCCAGATTACTGCTCTGGGCTTCGCACCGTCACTGGAACAGTACCCTGAAGTTTCGTGGCTGTCGAAAGGAACGCGACCTGGCGTGAAGGTGGGGGATACATGGTTGGAAGTTGAGCTGCAGGTAGGGGTGGCAATGGTCGAAAGGGGGGCAGAAAGTGGTCTTGACAGCAAGGCGGCCAGTGAAAAACACGCCGTTCAAGACATTGGTCAGTGACCCGTTCCTATGAATTATGTTTGCCAGAGCTGACAAGGGGATGAATGTAGATCCTCAAGTGAACCAACCTCGGGAAGAAAGGACGAGTGCAGTTGCAGACAGCGGCTGGGAGGTAGTTGGCCGACAAGAAAGTTTAGCACCGGTACACTATGACTCGAAGGGAATGGCCAAAGAGAAAGCCAAGAAGCGAGCTTGGTGGTGCTTCAGGTAGTCGGG comes from the Podospora pseudocomata strain CBS 415.72m chromosome 5, whole genome shotgun sequence genome and includes:
- a CDS encoding hypothetical protein (COG:S; EggNog:ENOG503NUF1), giving the protein MLKSPTLPIQPPRITIMTTSTVLPSVTTKPYNIVAAAEALLEDAKRLAATIDQGSDNVPLRRKLAQTARTLAVETSHPLDAVKDEWLTTSGIAVWSLLTSWKAFDLIPLTAPGYITYADLARQLDADESLISLYSRLITHLIATGKLSPGPVPNSVSHSRLSPLYISTNPVSDLAVIAVGNGFKPFFQWPDYFSKYGRREPLGQTHTPFSFAWGHAELPPWEVKALYPGYSASFKRSMQAKNIFGGDIPITGEGALYDVSWVGSKKPTDENTVKIVDVGGGMGHLVKELLENVQGLKPEECVLQDRPDVIEGVEKTGDLGLKGVRFMSHDFHERQPVRGAWVYVLRRILLDYSDDLAVNILKQVAGALPDVDKDARVLIVEFKLFEGIGQPPQNTHVDLMMFNLGGKLRNERMYRDLVEKAGMRVVKYHVRAGDPHCVVECAKA
- the SET5_3 gene encoding SET domain-containing protein 5 (EggNog:ENOG503NX13; COG:B); amino-acid sequence: MLLTQVLVPLTLFGQSPLGPPPQTCPPNGVINYISTCPKHPHIIPAPGCTAKASTIRQPWAVGSLCYCAGDKEYCVYMLPNFNDGKGISLVTTSSVIRSVSTLPHHDRWWSTPNTANTPDLLEVKPIEGKGLGVVAANRTIRKNTRVMVDAPGLMIEHGAFTKLRTKMLADLIHEAASMLPYPSREDFFALSGAEGLLRNSKESALAIVGKNAFHTKIEDMEFHAVFLDVSRVNHACSPNAAYHFDPLTMRKSLITVRDIHPGEELTIGYVDLTQPSQTRQASLSHWNFTCSCPRCTQASRRQKESDARTAQLVNIRNELDQYDHGVQDGPGMAELLTILYELEGLEARLHEAYYRAAIEFNGIGNRWKAIKFARLCLERGLLLKDETRPFVGEMRALIEDAEGHWSWRFRLGVGHQD
- a CDS encoding hypothetical protein (EggNog:ENOG50KOG1072; COG:J), encoding MDKNDRFLSSDEKLLETGLFSDVVVKCGDKEWKLHKAILCTRSVWFEKALTGQFEEATSGVITIQDFEPEAVEWVIRYIYTGVCDIATLRGPEKMTLTNFVTCFEVHSVADFFALSPLAKIALDTLTAEFDTKLPAIQLQQESCKEWLPEFCEAIRLVYEDIPISDTAVTSIRKAFVLFIHTARYYFMKEPRFTKFLDEEAPLLSLDLFRAMRATGDFVAHPLDPYCSFCKNKPSRAEKGYYTHIAPEPLKLTACCSNCAVKKDFPSGMQDWLAKDTRALG
- a CDS encoding hypothetical protein (EggNog:ENOG503P4KP; COG:M), which produces MRFSAILSLLSATAVVANNAVPALWDGSCYYPASDPAFNVTSYLGRWYQVAGTIAPYTRNCKCIFAQYGLNDNGSIAVNNSCQAGTRAVNIVGAASPAEPQYGATGVFRVQFPNERPPDCPGPNYIVQDYTGEFSLVQSNNFTTLFILSREQHPDEKVLDAWIARAGLLGSDLSQVVKTDQTDCLYT